A genomic stretch from Malus domestica chromosome 15, GDT2T_hap1 includes:
- the LOC103442935 gene encoding 2-oxoglutarate-dependent dioxygenase DAO-like, producing MAYSNSSSAEVIEKYAEATSEQVVDIGKKLAESLGVANTDFHKGWPCQFMTNKYNFSPASMGSLGLQEHTDSGFLTILQKDEDVGGLEVVWSNGRLHNVRHRVKCSEASIRVSITTFLSGPKEEAIEAPLELVDSDHPRLYVPFVYDNYRVSKFKLLEKLQADKALALLRIPS from the exons ATGGCTTATTCGAATTCAAGTTCTGCAG AGGTGATAGAGAAGTATGCTGAAGCAACATCTGAGCAGGTTGTGGACATTGGGAAGAAGTTGGCAGAAAGTCTAGGGGTGGCCAACACTGATTTCCACAAGGGATGGCCTTGCCAATTCATGACGAACAAATACAACTTCTCTCCTGCATCAATGGGGTCCCTTGGTCTACAAGAACACACAGATTCTGGATTTCTAACAATTCTTCAAAAAGATGAAGATGTTGGTGGTCTGGAAGTG GTTTGGAGCAATGGGAGGTTGCACAATGTGAGGCATAGAGTAAAATGCTCGGAGGCTAGTATTCGAGTTTCGATCACCACATTTCTCAGCGGACCAAAAGAGGAAGCGATAGAAGCTCCGCTGGAACTGGTAGATTCGGACCACCCTCGTCTCTACGTCCCTTTTGTTTACGACAATTATAGAGTTAGCAAGTTCAAATTGCTCGAAAAATTACAGGCTGATAAAGCCCTTGCACTCTTACGCATCCCTTCCTAA
- the LOC103442649 gene encoding probable L-type lectin-domain containing receptor kinase S.5 has translation MSEIATTSSSSSSSCYMKLKQLTAGATALLLLLLLPAAFSDADTLSTSQNEFGPFDQSYYNKFAVLLPATISNEALQITPDSAGNFTLFNRSGRVFYNQSFTLWKDLDSDSPDSAANGSHVASFNSSFLINVFRLNGSAVPGEGLAFLIAPDMTLPAASDGQYLGLTNATTDGDPNNHFLAIELDTFKQDFDPDDNHMGININSIRSNKTVSLSDVNIQIAPSGTRFYMVWIEYGGESHQLDVYMAEQDGEPQTGFVIRPRPTSPVLTANLNLKDIVKQKSYFGFAASTGSAIELNCVLRWNLTVELLPGGKGGNSNEGLKIGLAVGVPAVALLLLGLGGLGYYLYKRRKAAASDENIFGALKSLPGTPREFSFKELKKATNNFDDKHKLGQGGFGVVYRGVLPKENLEVAVKKFSRDNLKGKDDFLAELTIINRLRHKHLVRLLGWCHKNGMLLIVYEFMPNGSLDNHLFGETENATLGWSERYKIVAGVASALHYLHNEYDQRVVHRDLKASNIMLDSNFNSRLGDFGLARALDNEKTSYAELEGVPGTMGYIAPECFHTGKATCESDIYGFGAVLIEVVCGQRPWTKMGGFQFIVDWVWSLHREGRVLDAVDERLGNDYVAEEAERLLLLGLACMHPIAGERPKTQTIIQIISGSVPVPRVPSFKPAFVWPSSNMPEGVSSVANTMSTTSSWPLEISVADTSDWTPRYDSKDSNGGTRQHSDSFLI, from the exons ATGAGTGAGATTGCAACGACgtcgtcgtcttcttcttccaGCTGCTACATGAAGCTGAAGCAGCTGACAGCCGGTGCGACGGCTCTCCTGCTGCTTCTGCTGCTGCCGGCAGCTTTCTCCGATGCTGACACCCTCAGTACGTCTCAAAACGAGTTCGGCCCCTTCGACCAATCGTATTACAACAAGTTCGCTGTGCTCCTGCCGGCGACGATCAGCAACGAGGCGCTCCAGATCACGCCGGACTCCGCCGGAAACTTCACCCTCTTCAACCGCTCAGGTAGAGTCTTCTACAACCAATCTTTCACGCTCTGGAAAGATTTGGATTCAGATTCTCCCGATTCTGCAGCAAACGGAAGCCACGTGGCGTCTTTCAATTCGTCGTTCCTGATTAACGTCTTTCGTCTCAACGGCTCCGCCGTCCCAGGCGAGGGCCTGGCGTTCCTCATCGCGCCGGATATGACCCTCCCGGCGGCCAGCGACGGTCAATACCTCGGTTTGACCAACGCCACCACCGATGGAGACCCCAACAACCACTTCCTCGCCATCGAGCTCGACACATTTAAACAAGATTTCGACCCGGACGACAACCACATGGGCATCAACATCAATTCAATCCGGTCCAACAAGACCGTTTCGCTGTCGGATGTGAATATCCAGATCGCACCTTCCGGTACCCGATTTTACATGGTCTGGATCGAATACGGCGGCGAGTCGCACCAGTTAGACGTTTATATGGCCGAGCAAGACGGGGAACCGCAGACCGGGTTCGTTATCCGGCCCAGGCCCACAAGCCCAGTCCTAACCGCCAATCTCAACCTCAAGGACATAGTGAAACAGAAATCCTATTTCGGTTTCGCCGCGTCGACCGGGAGCGCGATCGAGCTCAATTGTGTGTTGAGATGGAATCTGACGGTGGAGCTTCTGCCAGGTGGCAAGGGTGGGAATAGTAATGAGGGGTTGAAGATTGGGCTCGCGGTGGGTGTGCCCGCGGTGGCTCTGTTGCTGTTGGGCCTGGGCGGGTTGGGGTATTATTTGTACAAGCGGCGGAAGGCGGCGGCGTCGGACGAGAATATTTTTGGGGCGCTCAAGAGTCTTCCGGGCACTCCGAGGGAGTTTAGTTTCAAGGAATTGAAGAAGGCGACGAACAATTTCGACGATAAGCACAAATTGGGGCAAGGCGGATTTGGGGTGGTATATAGAGGTGTGCTGCCAAAAGAGAACTTGGAGGTGGCGGTGAAGAAATTTTCCCGGGATAATCTCAAGGGCAAGGACGACTTTTTGGCTGAGCTCACCATTATCAACCGGCTCCGGCACAAGCATCTCGTCCGATTACTCG GATGGTGCCACAAAAATGGAATGCTACTCATAGTCTACGAGTTCATGCCCAACGGCAGCTTGGACAACCACCTGTTTGGCGAGACGGAAAACGCAACCCTAGGTTGGAGCGAGAGGTACAAAATCGTTGCCGGAGTAGCTTCCGCCCTACATTACCTCCACAATGAGTACGACCAACGAGTTGTCCATAGAGACCTAAAAGCTAGCAACATAATGCTAGACTCCAACTTCAACTCCCGCCTCGGGGACTTTGGCCTCGCTCGTGCCTTGGACAACGAGAAGACCTCGTACGCTGAGCTCGAGGGTGTTCCGGGCACAATGGGGTACATAGCCCCCGAGTGTTTCCACACGGGGAAAGCCACGTGCGAGTCCGATATTTACGGATTCGGGGCTGTGCTCATAGAAGTCGTGTGTGGTCAACGGCCGTGGACCAAAATGGGAGGGTTCCAATTCATTGTGGATTGGGTTTGGTCGTTGCACAGAGAAGGGCGCGTGTTGGATGCCGTCGATGAGAGGCTGGGAAATGATTACGTGGCGGAGGAAGCCGAGAGGCTTTTGCTTCTTGGGCTGGCCTGCATGCACCCGATCGCAGGCGAGAGGCCCAAGACCCAAACCATTATCCAAATCATTTCCGGGTCGGTTCCCGTGCCCCGGGTCCCATCCTTTAAACCCGCTTTCGTGTGGCCCTCCAGCAATATGCCTGAGGGAGTGAGTAGCGTAGCAAACACGATGAGTACGACGTCGTCCTGGCCCCTTGAGATATCGGTGGCAGATACTTCTGACTGGACCCCGCGCTACGACAGCAAGGATAGCAATGGAGGAACAAGACAACATAGTGACAGCTTCTTGATTTAA
- the LOC114821471 gene encoding uncharacterized protein isoform X1 — protein sequence MATPIVESNSLPQITAYKAKTTKPQQSLQTQNGAENPPSSQLRLQTSHACTNPPCLHRSNLDPHQICHTCSVIPDSHHTFLKPYRSKLQPRSIPPPHTCLPAALAHIRPATHHHHPHDLRLLLLQPNHHHCCLFLLLLLIFLAAKLHLLCLVDLTIAEI from the exons ATGGCGACCCCAATAGTGGAGTCAAACAGTCTCCCACAGATCACAGCTTATAAGGCAAAAACAACAAAACCCCAACAATCGCTCCAAACGCAAAACGGTGCCGAAAACCCCCCAAGTTCACAGCTTCGTCTTCAG ACCAGTCACGCCTGCACGAACCCACCATGCTTGCACCGCTCGAATCTTGACCCGCATCAGATCTGCCACACCTGTTCAGTTATACCAGACTCGCATCACACCTTCTTGAAGCCGTACCGAAGCAAACTGCAACCCAGATCCATCCCGCCACCGCACACCTGTCTGCCCGCTGCTCTCGCCCACATCAGACCTGCTACGCACCACCACCATCCTCACGATCTGCGTCTCTTGCTGCTGCAACCAAACCACCACCACTGCTGCCTGTTTCTTCTGTTGCTGCTAATTtttcttgctgccaagttgcaTCTGCTGTGCCTTGTTGATCTGACTATTG